In the Malania oleifera isolate guangnan ecotype guangnan chromosome 1, ASM2987363v1, whole genome shotgun sequence genome, one interval contains:
- the LOC131149323 gene encoding G-type lectin S-receptor-like serine/threonine-protein kinase At4g27290, producing the protein MTPMKGFIVFPLSFSLLPICILSSALHSIAPTQSIVRDGETIVSAGGRFELGFFSPGNSNNRYLGIWYKQVSPVTAVWVANREAPLLDSAGVLNITNQGVLVLLNGMDLIIWSSSVSILAQSPTAELLDSGNFIVRNGNDANPENILWQSFDHPSDTLLPGMKLWWNRVTGVERYLSSWKRIDDPAPGDARVRVNPHRFSQLIMSKGLVHSVSGPWNGIGFGGTPGLEAHPFYKFDFAFNKKEMYYSYQLINSSHISRCVLNQEGMVQQFLWSNPTRGWIPYISITMENCFRYAACGPFARCNINNSPICGCLPGFVPKSPKDWEMADWSQGCIRRTPLDCLSGDGFLKLSGLKLPDTVNYWYDESMKLDKCKVMCLKNCYCTAYANPDVRGGRGCLMWFDDLIDIRESKNGGQEIYIRLAPSELGKKLSLKLKT; encoded by the coding sequence ATGACACCAATGAAGGGCTTCATTGTATTCCCTCTTAGTTTCTCTTTGTTGCCCATCTGCATTCTCTCCAGTGCATTGCACAGCATAGCACCAACTCAATCAATTGTTAGAGATGGTGAGACTATAGTATCAGCAGGCGGACGCTTTGAGCTGGGATTTTTCAGTCCGGGTAATTCCAATAACAGATACTTGGGAATATGGTACAAGCAAGTTTCTCCTGTAACAGCAGTATGGGTTGCAAACAGAGAAGCTCCACTGCTTGATTCAGCTGGTGTCCTGAACATCACCAACCAGGGAGTTCTTGTCCTTCTTAATGGAATGGATCTCATCATTTGGTCTTCCAGTGTATCCATATTGGCTCAGAGTCCAACCGCAGAGCTGTTGGACTCAGGAAACTTTATTGTGAGAAATGGGAATGATGCCAACCCAGAAAACATCCTGTGGCAGAGTTTTGATCACCCAAGCGACACGTTACTTCCTGGTATGAAGCTGTGGTGGAACAGAGTCACTGGCGTAGAGCGTTACCTCTCTTCCTGGAAACGCATAGATGATCCTGCTCCAGGTGATGCTAGGGTTCGGGTCAATCCCCATCGATTTTCGCAGTTAATTATGAGCAAAGGATTAGTGCACTCGGTATCCGGACCATGGAATGGTATTGGATTTGGCGGGACGCCTGGATTGGAAGCACACCCGTTTTATAAATTTGATTTTGCTTTCAACAAGAAAGAGATGTATTACAGTTACCAACTCATTAACAGCTCCCATATTTCTAGATGCGTGCTAAATCAGGAAGGCATGGTGCAGCAATTCTTGTGGTCCAATCCCACCCGGGGTTGGATACCTTATATATCTATAACAATGGAAAATTGTTTCCGCTATGCAGCGTGCGGTCCATTTGCTAGATGCAATATAAACAACTCACCCATATGTGGGTGTTTGCCAGGATTTGTGCCCAAATCACCAAAAGATTGGGAGATGGCAGATTGGTCACAAGGTTGTATAAGAAGGACTCCATTGGATTGTCTTAGTGGGGATGGATTTCTGAAGCTGTCAGGGTTGAAATTGCCAGACACTGTAAACTATTGGTATGATGAGAGCATGAAACTTGACAAATGCAAGGTGATGTGCTTGAAGAACTGCTACTGTACCGCTTATGCAAATCCAGATGTCAGAGGAGGTAGAGGATGCTTGATGTGGTTCGATGACTTGATCGATATTAGAGAAAGCAAGAACGGTGGGCAGGAGATTTATATCAGGTTGGCTCCATCAGAACTAGGTAAGAAATTATCCTTGAAACTCAAAACTTAA